In Aliiglaciecola sp. LCG003, a genomic segment contains:
- the flgH gene encoding flagellar basal body L-ring protein FlgH: MKLVYVTMSWVVLLLTGCASTTPYSPLPNDPFYAPVIPELPRQKIAETGSIFQPDMANSIYSDVKARRVGDIITVTLQENTSATKSAGTTTSKDSSVNVDPVLGLGGEALNLGGKSIQLGLGAQNDFSGDAQANQSNNLSGNISVTVIQVLANQNLVVRGEKWLTLNNGDEYLRLTGIVRPADISPTNEIVSTKIANARIQYSGTGSFANAQEKGWLTKFFSSQWWPF; encoded by the coding sequence ATGAAACTCGTTTACGTAACTATGTCTTGGGTTGTTCTGTTGTTGACAGGTTGTGCTTCAACAACGCCTTATAGTCCGTTGCCCAACGATCCGTTTTACGCGCCGGTAATCCCTGAATTGCCGCGGCAAAAAATTGCCGAAACCGGATCAATTTTTCAACCAGACATGGCTAACAGTATCTACTCAGACGTTAAAGCCCGTCGGGTTGGCGATATTATCACCGTGACCCTACAAGAAAATACCAGCGCCACCAAGTCTGCCGGTACGACTACCAGCAAAGATAGTAGCGTAAATGTCGATCCAGTTTTGGGATTAGGTGGTGAGGCGCTCAATCTTGGTGGTAAAAGTATTCAATTAGGACTTGGCGCGCAAAATGATTTTAGCGGCGATGCTCAAGCCAACCAAAGTAATAACCTAAGCGGTAATATCTCCGTCACCGTAATCCAAGTTCTGGCCAATCAAAACTTGGTAGTGCGTGGCGAAAAGTGGCTGACATTGAATAACGGCGACGAGTACCTTCGATTGACTGGCATTGTAAGACCGGCCGACATCAGTCCAACCAATGAAATCGTATCAACCAAAATTGCCAACGCTAGGATCCAATATAGTGGAACCGGTAGCTTTGCCAATGCACAGGAAAAAGGCTGGTTGACCAAATTCTTTTCTTCACAGTGGTGGCCTTTCTAA
- the flgE gene encoding flagellar hook protein FlgE, producing the protein MSFNIALSGVSAAQRDLDVTANNIANVNTVGFKESRAEFGDVYAASLLSGGRTKVGDGVLTQEVAQQFSQGSLQFTNTALDLAITGNGFFTTTPDITSRDFSFTRAGQFKLDQDNFVVNSNGDNLMGFPVNSDGTSASVALSTTVPVRIPDSSGSPQATTEVSPRFNLPAGDDAVDVTLFDPSDPTTYNAATSITVYDSLGDSHVMTYYFMKDVSATNEWVVATYVDDVGLDTAGDTPNVAGADANNIAGATSLGANAVSGFRMQFSSGGDFIGIQNGDGTPVATGDITSVQLGNPPLTNGSDITQTLRSNFVLDPLSATPDEPTQFASAFEVTSLEQDGLPVGRLTGIDIGPDGLVRATFSNGTSEPVVRVALVRFSNEQGLTQQSNTQWKESILSGEALAGEATTGTFGDINSSALEQANVNLTTELIDLIIAQRNFQANSRALEVNNQLNQTILNIR; encoded by the coding sequence ATGTCTTTTAACATAGCATTAAGTGGTGTATCAGCCGCACAACGAGATCTAGATGTAACGGCAAACAACATTGCCAACGTGAATACCGTAGGTTTTAAAGAATCACGGGCGGAGTTTGGTGACGTTTACGCCGCATCTTTGCTGTCAGGTGGTCGAACTAAAGTCGGTGACGGGGTGTTAACTCAAGAAGTGGCGCAGCAGTTTTCACAAGGTAGCTTGCAATTTACCAATACAGCACTTGATTTAGCCATAACCGGCAATGGATTTTTTACCACTACGCCGGATATCACCTCTAGAGATTTTTCTTTTACCCGCGCAGGTCAGTTCAAACTCGATCAAGACAATTTTGTGGTCAACTCGAATGGCGATAACCTTATGGGTTTCCCCGTTAATTCAGATGGCACCTCCGCTTCGGTAGCACTTAGCACCACTGTACCGGTGCGAATTCCTGATTCTTCTGGTTCTCCACAAGCCACAACAGAAGTATCACCACGTTTCAATTTGCCCGCAGGAGATGATGCCGTTGATGTTACCTTATTCGACCCATCAGACCCGACAACCTATAATGCTGCGACGTCGATTACAGTTTATGATTCATTAGGTGACAGCCATGTTATGACCTACTACTTCATGAAAGACGTGTCAGCTACTAATGAATGGGTTGTGGCAACTTATGTTGATGATGTTGGACTTGATACTGCCGGTGATACACCAAATGTCGCCGGTGCCGATGCAAATAACATTGCCGGTGCGACCTCTTTAGGGGCGAATGCTGTGTCAGGATTCCGCATGCAGTTCAGCAGCGGTGGTGATTTTATTGGTATTCAAAATGGTGACGGTACGCCAGTTGCCACTGGGGATATTACCTCTGTTCAGTTAGGCAACCCACCGCTGACAAATGGTTCAGATATTACTCAGACTTTAAGAAGCAATTTCGTGCTGGACCCTTTAAGTGCCACTCCTGATGAGCCGACTCAATTTGCCTCTGCTTTTGAAGTTACCTCGCTGGAACAAGATGGTCTGCCGGTGGGTCGTTTAACTGGCATTGACATCGGTCCTGATGGTCTAGTTCGTGCCACCTTTTCTAACGGTACGTCTGAGCCTGTGGTGCGCGTAGCACTGGTTCGTTTCTCAAACGAACAAGGCCTAACTCAGCAAAGTAATACTCAGTGGAAAGAAAGTATTTTATCCGGTGAAGCCCTTGCTGGTGAAGCCACTACCGGAACCTTTGGGGATATCAATTCTTCGGCTCTAGAACAAGCTAACGTGAATCTAACCACCGAGCTAATTGATTTGATTATCGCCCAGCGTAACTTCCAAGCGAATTCACGGGCCCTTGAAGTGAATAATCAGTTGAATCAAACCATTCTAAATATCCGATAA
- a CDS encoding flagellar basal body rod protein FlgF, which translates to MDKLLYIAASGAKQDLLGTAVRANNLANAQTTGFKAMLENARAMPAYGEGMATRVFSMTESPSNNYAGGAMIQTGRELDAAIQGEGWFSVIDAQGNEAYTRAGSLQMGADGRLEDAHGNTIAGDAGAIFLPIPLSNVNIANDGTISVRPQGAPATVLEEVARLKFVNPNVRDMERGEDGLFRLKSGQEAAEDINVRIRTGMLEGSNVNAIEEMVNMISLQRHYEMQVKMMKKADTLDMRGNQLLRII; encoded by the coding sequence ATGGATAAATTACTCTATATTGCAGCCAGCGGTGCTAAACAAGATCTTCTCGGCACAGCGGTACGCGCCAACAATTTAGCCAATGCTCAGACCACAGGCTTCAAAGCCATGTTGGAAAATGCCCGGGCGATGCCTGCCTATGGCGAAGGCATGGCGACTCGTGTGTTTTCGATGACTGAATCTCCCTCCAACAATTACGCCGGTGGCGCCATGATCCAGACAGGTCGTGAGCTCGATGCAGCTATTCAAGGAGAGGGTTGGTTCAGCGTGATTGATGCTCAAGGAAATGAAGCCTACACCCGAGCAGGTAGTTTGCAAATGGGCGCAGATGGTCGACTTGAAGATGCACATGGCAATACCATCGCAGGTGACGCAGGCGCTATATTTTTACCTATTCCGCTGTCTAATGTGAACATTGCTAACGACGGTACTATTTCCGTCAGGCCCCAAGGCGCGCCAGCAACCGTGCTGGAAGAAGTCGCCAGACTCAAATTTGTTAATCCCAACGTTCGAGATATGGAACGGGGTGAAGACGGTCTTTTCCGCCTAAAGAGTGGTCAAGAAGCGGCAGAAGATATCAATGTCAGAATACGGACAGGCATGCTTGAGGGCAGTAACGTCAATGCCATCGAAGAAATGGTCAACATGATCAGCTTGCAACGTCACTACGAGATGCAGGTCAAGATGATGAAAAAGGCCGATACCTTAGATATGCGCGGTAATCAATTACTCAGAATTATTTAA
- the flgG gene encoding flagellar basal-body rod protein FlgG — translation MHPALWISKTGLDAAQTDVAVISNNLANASTVGFKKDRAIFEDLLYQNINQPGGRSSADTELPSGLMLGAGSKVVATQKSHTQGNMLTTDNALDMSIQGQGFFEILQPDGSIAYTRNGQFTLNDQGQIVTPGAGFLLQPNITIPEDAQQITISQDGEVSASIRGQADPAVLGQLSLSDFINPTGLQPIGQNLYVETAVSGAPLQGVPGLEGIGTIIQGALETSNVNVTEELVNLIESQRLYEMNSKVISSVDQMLGQVIQQL, via the coding sequence ATGCACCCAGCATTATGGATAAGTAAAACCGGATTGGATGCGGCACAAACTGATGTTGCAGTAATTTCCAATAATTTGGCAAACGCCAGTACCGTGGGATTCAAAAAGGATCGTGCGATATTTGAAGATTTGCTATATCAGAATATTAATCAGCCTGGGGGGCGATCATCCGCTGACACCGAGCTGCCTTCTGGTTTGATGTTAGGTGCGGGTAGTAAAGTTGTTGCCACTCAAAAATCCCACACCCAAGGCAATATGTTAACTACAGATAACGCCTTGGATATGTCGATACAAGGCCAAGGTTTCTTTGAAATTTTGCAGCCGGATGGCTCTATTGCCTATACCCGTAATGGTCAATTTACCTTGAATGATCAAGGCCAGATTGTTACTCCAGGGGCGGGTTTCTTGCTTCAGCCTAACATTACCATTCCAGAAGATGCGCAGCAAATCACTATTTCTCAAGACGGCGAAGTGTCCGCATCTATTCGAGGCCAGGCTGATCCTGCAGTGCTTGGTCAGCTTAGTCTGTCTGATTTTATCAACCCTACAGGTTTGCAGCCGATTGGTCAGAACCTATATGTTGAAACCGCAGTAAGTGGCGCGCCATTGCAAGGTGTGCCGGGATTGGAGGGGATTGGTACCATAATTCAAGGTGCGCTAGAAACGTCCAATGTTAACGTCACCGAAGAATTGGTTAATTTGATCGAGAGCCAAAGATTGTACGAGATGAACTCGAAAGTTATTTCCTCTGTCGATCAGATGCTAGGTCAGGTCATTCAGCAACTCTAA
- a CDS encoding flagellar basal body P-ring protein FlgI, with amino-acid sequence MIFFMLCPAVYAQRIKDLASIQGVRSNQLVGYGLVVGLPGTGEQSPFTEQSFRTMLSNFGISLSSNLKPKIKNVAAVAVHAELPAFIKPGQTIDITVSSIGEAASLRGGTLLQTFLKGLDGNIYAIAQGSLVVSGFGAEGADGSRIVANTPTVGRIPNGAMVERAVPSGLMQNDFLTLNLNYPDFSTAKALADTINMRLGADPAKGFAIATPIDAASVRVSAPRDVGQRVGFVATLENFSFTPADAPARVIINSRTGTIVIGKDVRLLPAAITHGGLTVTISEYQTVSQPNALAEGDTAVTNQSIVDVSLNDSRMFKFDPGVTLDQLVRAVNEVGAAPGDLMAILEALREAGALQGELIVI; translated from the coding sequence ATGATTTTTTTCATGCTATGTCCTGCCGTATACGCGCAGAGGATCAAAGATTTAGCCAGTATCCAAGGCGTACGCTCTAACCAGCTAGTGGGTTATGGATTAGTGGTTGGTTTGCCTGGTACCGGTGAGCAGAGTCCTTTTACGGAACAAAGTTTTAGAACCATGTTGTCTAATTTTGGTATTAGTCTGTCGTCTAATCTGAAACCTAAAATTAAGAACGTAGCAGCTGTAGCGGTGCATGCGGAATTGCCTGCGTTTATCAAACCTGGTCAGACTATTGATATTACCGTGTCGTCTATAGGTGAAGCGGCGAGTTTGCGTGGTGGAACATTATTACAAACCTTTTTGAAAGGATTAGATGGCAACATATATGCTATTGCTCAAGGCAGTTTGGTAGTCAGTGGATTCGGTGCTGAAGGAGCGGATGGCTCGCGGATTGTTGCAAATACGCCAACAGTGGGGCGCATCCCTAATGGTGCTATGGTCGAACGTGCGGTGCCAAGTGGTTTGATGCAAAACGACTTCTTGACTCTAAACCTAAACTATCCTGATTTTTCTACGGCTAAAGCCTTGGCTGACACCATAAATATGCGTCTTGGTGCTGATCCGGCCAAGGGATTCGCCATAGCCACTCCAATTGATGCAGCGTCGGTTCGGGTGTCTGCACCTCGTGATGTGGGCCAACGGGTCGGTTTTGTCGCCACCTTAGAAAATTTTAGTTTCACTCCAGCCGATGCGCCGGCCAGAGTTATTATTAATAGTCGCACTGGCACTATTGTAATCGGCAAGGATGTACGTCTATTACCGGCTGCTATTACCCATGGTGGTTTAACAGTGACGATTTCTGAATACCAAACTGTGTCCCAACCTAATGCTCTTGCAGAGGGAGACACTGCGGTTACCAATCAATCTATCGTTGACGTTAGTTTAAATGATAGCCGTATGTTCAAGTTTGATCCTGGTGTGACCTTGGATCAATTAGTACGCGCGGTGAATGAAGTGGGCGCGGCACCCGGCGATCTTATGGCTATCCTTGAAGCCTTGCGTGAAGCAGGTGCGTTACAAGGTGAGCTCATTGTTATTTAA